Within Malus domestica chromosome 04, GDT2T_hap1, the genomic segment AGTGATTCGGTGGTTAAGACGAATTTCAGGCCCGTATTTCACATagtcattgttctaaaaattcctGCCTAGCGGCGCTAGGCGGCTGACTGctccgattaatgcctaggcgtttAAGAAATGACACATAAACCTACTGAGGCGTCTGCCTAGCCCGCCTATATCTGCTTaggttgtgactcattttgacaaaaaatagataactttcattttgcattttattttttttcccataaattgtaagagacttgttgcatacttaaatgaacacatatTATATTCTTATTCCCCATGTTTTtgttatgttccaatactttataatatatatgtcattctattttgtagtttatgatgaaattatatatatttaaaatataaatagacacttatttacacgaaatataattgATTTATTTAAATCTgtctagtccgcctaggcgctCGTCTAGGCTCCGCTTAGCTGCCTAAAAGCTAGGCCCCAACCCGCCGCCCAACTAGCACttaacgttttttagaaccttgcacaTAAAACGTTCTGAGTTCGATTTTTAACACTAATGTATCACACGATGGTCAGCTGAAATGCCTTTGTGAGTcttattagttttcaaaaaagtgaATTGACTCTTTGGTTTTTGGCGTGGGGGATTAGCAGTTGGTTGACATTGGTCAATCAAAGGAATgaccaaattaaaaattaaaaaaaacaagagagagaaagaaagggagagagggggagagggggagagagagagagagagagagagagagagagtcgaaTTCATTGTTTAGAGAGGGTACATTGTTAGTTGTTGGGGGTGATTGGCCACTTCTCTCTTCTCGCGCTGTTCCTCATCGAGCGAGAAAGAGAACACAAAACACCCAAACAAATCCACCAAAATTCTCCATTTCCAAAttccaccacacacacacccaaaccTAATCTGCATTTCTCTCCTCCAAACCCTTAACCCCCTCTCTACCCATTTCCTCGATTCCCTCTACTCATCAATCGTCTCCGCCCCATCCCCAAAATTCCGCCTTTGGCACCGCCGCCCATGAAATTCCCTCCGCCGTCGTTTCGATTTAGGGTTTGGGCTTGTTCGATGCCATCTCTCCCCTGACAACTCCTTCGCCGGTTCGCTTTCGCAGGTTAGCTCTCTTTCTATCCAATTTCTTCGTTTCGCGTTCGTCAAGTTTTCTCTGGAGTTAATGCTTATAAGCAACACACGTCTTGTTTTCTTTTGGGATTTCTTGTTTTACACGGAAGAAATGATTCGTGTTgtattttttaatctttataTGAATTGTGGCTTTGTTGCTTTGTTTAATATTTATTATCGTGTGATGGCCGTGGTTAGGGTTCGGGCAATTAGGCAAATGGAAGGGTCGGGTGGCAATCTGGACTCGTTTAGAGCTTCTCCGGGAAGCAGTAGTAATAGGCGGTATGGGGTGTTATCGGCTTCCAATATCATTCAGGCGCCAATTTCTACCTTGTTGGAGTACTGGGGTATTCTCCGCGGCCGCACTAATCACCAAGAAGGCGAGTCTTTGATTAACGGGCGTAGTGCTGCTGCGTTTAGGGATCACCGTCATAGTCAGCTAGATCAGTCACCGACAACGACAAGCAATGATGGGGAGGTTTCTATTAGGATAATTGGTGCAGGGGAACAGGAGCATGATAGGGAAGGACCTGGGATAGTAGCTGGACAGTTGAGGGAAGTTACTGCACCGCCAAATGATGTTTCTGTACCACCAATGGCTGGGGCGGCCTCTGTAGCATTGGGAACGGAGGAGGTGGGTCAGACAGATGGCAGAACGGATCGTAGTTCGGGAGAGGGAATTCCCCAATCGTTAAATGAAAGTGCTGCTGGAGAAGGAGGTGATGGATCTGGGGCTAATGGCAGGGATTCTTCTTACCAGAGATATGACATTCAGCAGGCTGCTAGGGGGATTGAACAAGTCCTGCCCTTTTCCTTGCTTCTATTGGTGGTCTTCATCCGCCAGCATTTGCAAGGTTAGTGTCCTGCCAACGTATTCTGCAAGTGTCGATTATGCTTTTGTACTGCAAAGGATAAATGTTTACTCATAGTGATAATGGGGTTGATGATACTCTTGGGAATTTTCTATTTCATGCTGCCCTAGTTTGCATTCGGATTCATAAGTGATAGCCTTTTCAGGATTGGTGTATATCTGAGAACCTAAAAGGAGTTGATTTCATTCTTATGAATTAATTGTGCATGCTTGCATTTGTACACTAATGATTATTAGTTGCAACTTCATATGGCATATTAAAGCTCACCTTTTTAGGCCATTTCTCCCTTCCTTCCAAATTAGTGACTTCTTTTCATTTTGCAATCATTACAGGTTTCTTTGTTACAATTTGGATTGCTGTCGTTATGTTCAAGTCAAATGATATATTAAAGAAACAGACAGCTTTGAAGGTATTCGGAATATAAACTTATTTGTTTTCCAACTTTCAGCTGAGGCTCTTGTGTTTTGTATtgtcattttttgtttgttaagaaTAGATGCTTTTGGTGGCTGCAGGGAGAGAGGAAAATTGCAGTTCTAATAGGCATTTCTCTTGCATTCGTGTTGCATGTGGTTGGTGTTTACTGGTGGTACCAGAATGACGATCTTTTGCATCCATTAATTATGCTTCCTCCTAAAGTTATACCACCCTTCTGGCATGCTGTTTTCATCATCATGGTGAATGGTAAGAACCTCTTTCCTCCCAACTTGTTATCGTGGCCGTTCTCTTTTAAAAAACTTGCATTCTGCGGCAGCGCTCTCATGATAGCAATGATGAGTTAACATTTAGTTTTTGTTTCATATAAATATTCGAATCTCTTCGACAAGGGATGATTCACTATTCAGAAGTAATTGTTTTTATgtagtgtgtgaaacttttttGGTGTGCaattacaaatatttttttagctTTCTGTTGTTGCAGATACTTTTTATTCACTATGAAGGGCGGAAGACGCCCATTTACTTTTACcttgaattttgtttgcctTATGTCATATTTGAACGCTTTGTGCATGTCAggcaaaatagaaaaaaacGCTCCACACGTGTTTCTTCATCAAGGGTTCAGATAGAAAACTGTTATTGTTATCAGATGCTTCTTCTTTCCTATTTCTGTGTAAATTTTTTATGGGAAACTTATGTTAGTTAATTTTAGAGCCTTGCGATGCTTACTTCACATTGGTTATTTTCAGACACCTTGGTCCGGCAGGCAGCAATGGTGCTGAAGTGTTTTCTATTAATGTACTACAAAAACAGTAGAGGCCGAAACTATCGTAAGCAGGTGAGGTAATAAGTAGTTAAGCAAAACTAGATTTGGGCAAATTATTTTGTTGGAAAAGAATAAGCCAGGAGCTGGCTCAAGAGAGCTTATTTAATCACCTCTCATCTTCATTTGATTTTTAGAACAAAAATGAGGGGATTATGTTCATATAATTGACAGTTTTATCCTTTTTGTTTTCTCCAAAATTCTCCTGACTGAAGAAGTGCCTCTTTTATAGGGTCAAATGCTTACTCTGGTTGAGTATCTACTGCTCTTGTACCGTGCCTTGTTGCCAACACCAGTGTGGTATCGGTTCTTCTTGAACAAAGAATATGGGAGTCTCTTTTCGTCACTAATGACAGGGTTATATTTGACTTTCAAGCTCACATCTGTTGTTGAGAAGGTAATAGTTTTATGCGTTTGATATCTGTCAAGTTTTCTGACTTCTTCATTAAGAACATCTTTGAGAATGAGTTGTTTCTCATGTGTTATTACTGTTTATGCCCCTCCCCTTGTTTGCTATGGTTAGGTACAATCCTTCTTTGCTGCATTGAAGGCATTGTCACGTAAGGAGGTGCACTATGGGGCATATGCAACATCAGAACAGGTAAACCGGATTTCTTGTTCTGCCACTAGAATTTGCTATGCAGTTGAATGGACTGTATAGGTCCAAACTACATGCAAGTTAGCGGTACTTTTCCCGCAGGATAATAGTTTCTTCCCAAATAAGTACGAAACTAATGTGCTAATGTACTCTATCGCTCGATGCTTAATGTGGAGCTTTGTGTAGCACATCCAGAATATAAACAACATCTGATTGATGAGCTCAATCCTTTGCAAGCTCTATTTGTTACAATTTGAGTATTGAGGGTTTCCTTTTTATTGTTGTCATCAGTTGTTAGTTTATGATTACAATCTAAACGTCTTTAAACCTGTGAATGGAATATTTTGGAACTAAAAGTTGGCTTCATTCTTTCTTGGGTTCAATCCCAATGCCAATGCTGGCATTCAAACTAATCATGCACTGAATTTAATTTCTGTTACTATTTGTCAGCTACGAATTAGTTAGATTAAGAACAAAATCTGACATAACTTTTTTTCCTTGGGATTTTAAGGTTTTATGTGTTTCATTTCGGTAATTATGATACTTTCATGGAAGAGCTTGTAGTTCATGAATTCTCAGTTGTTGGTTGTTTGATGCAGGTCAATGCAGCTGGCGATTTATGTGCTATTTGCCAGGAGAAGATGCATGCTCCTATCCTACTGCGATGTAAACACATCTTTTGTGAGGACTGCGTATCAGAGTGGTTTGTTTACTTCTCCTGTGCTACCAATTTATCATCTTTGAGAAACAAATTAGAATGATGATTTCTTGTTAAAATTTGTTTCCATTTCCACGGAATGGGATCATATCCATGTAATTCTCCGAAAGAATGAATGAACATGTATTACACTGCTATGCTCGTGGTACGCGTTCTGGCTGGCTGACAcacttattatttttcttccagGTTTGAGAGGGAGCGGACGTGCCCGTTATGCAGAGCTTTGGTTAAACCCGCAGATATCAGATCATTCGGCGATGGATCAACGAGTTTGTTTTTCCAGCTGTTCTGAAGCAACCAtccactgtaaaaaaaaaaaaaggaacccgAAGAATTTTTGGTCTGCCTTGTTCACGTCTTGCCCTCGCAAAAATATTAGAACGGTCGGGTATAACTGAACTTGGTACTGTTCATACGTCGTATCGAGAAAATGTCAAATGTATGTAATGCGCCAATTTAAGCAACAGAAGTTGTTTTGATCACACACCATTACTATAAATATCTGTTTATTTTGCCATTTTATTGTTACGTTTGCGTCACGTCGCCCGTCAATTGTGAGGCAAAGCTAACTTCCCACCGCCTACTTCTGCTCCTCTTTCTTTAGAATCTTCCCTCTTCTAAATGTATATATAGGATGGTTCGCCAACGCCTCTCTCCAACCTTAATCGATCCGAATGTAACATCTTTGACCGGAATCTCTCTCGATTGCATTCTTTCACTTGATTTGAGAAGTTCTGACGGCGTTTTGATCCGGATATGGTGATGGCAAAGGGAGGGAGGTACGTACACGGCTGGGTGGAAGTTGCACCACCCCAGGTGATATCCCACGAAAAATGTTCGAATTTTCCGAAACTGGAGACGATTGCCGAAGAAGGGTCGGAGAGCTTCGAGATTCTGCCGAAGAGGGTGGTGTTTCTTCTTCCGGTGTTCTTTTCTTTGGTTTCTTACCTCATACTGTATCGTCAGATCGTTTGATGTAGGGAAGGGGGAAAATAGATGGGCAGATTAGGAATGTGAGGCCCTTTGATAGCTTCTGAAATTGTTTGTCTTGCAAAttgcaaaaacagaaaaaataaaaaaactctgAATTCATTGGAAGAAGTTTCCTCTCCCTCCATTTTTCTAAATGCATGCATGAATGTGATGATATTTAATTTTGAGAGGATAAAGAATTAGATCCGAAGTTTGTTCCActcagtgtttaaaatatcacGGAATTGTCGATATTTTTGTCGAAATATCGGAAAAATCAAGAATTCATATGGAAAAAGAGGTGAAATGCAAGCTGCACCCTACTTCGGCAATATATAGGAATGAATACCAACATTATTTACCGATTCACTACATAAATTTTGCCGGAACTCGTTgtagatttcaaattttttttgagatttttttctttaatttcgaCTAAATCTGAATGAATTGATACCCACACCATTgcaaattttcataattttcgtCAAAAGCATCTGATATCGATATATTCATAGATTTacatatcgatattttaaacactggTTTCACTGTATTTGTTTCTAGAagttttattgaatttttaaaggaaaaatcacaatGTTATAATAAAAGAAACAAGTGTAATTATAAACCACTCATTTTAAAGAGAAATTTCGATAAGATTGTCTGATACCGATGAGACTAGTATAATATTGGGCGAGACTAAAATTTAAAAGATTACTATTATATAAAAATGTGTTAGGAAATGCAAACTTCACCCTACTTCGACGA encodes:
- the LOC103433782 gene encoding uncharacterized protein, producing MEGSGGNLDSFRASPGSSSNRRYGVLSASNIIQAPISTLLEYWGILRGRTNHQEGESLINGRSAAAFRDHRHSQLDQSPTTTSNDGEVSIRIIGAGEQEHDREGPGIVAGQLREVTAPPNDVSVPPMAGAASVALGTEEVGQTDGRTDRSSGEGIPQSLNESAAGEGGDGSGANGRDSSYQRYDIQQAARGIEQVLPFSLLLLVVFIRQHLQGFFVTIWIAVVMFKSNDILKKQTALKGERKIAVLIGISLAFVLHVVGVYWWYQNDDLLHPLIMLPPKVIPPFWHAVFIIMVNDTLVRQAAMVLKCFLLMYYKNSRGRNYRKQGQMLTLVEYLLLLYRALLPTPVWYRFFLNKEYGSLFSSLMTGLYLTFKLTSVVEKVQSFFAALKALSRKEVHYGAYATSEQVNAAGDLCAICQEKMHAPILLRCKHIFCEDCVSEWFERERTCPLCRALVKPADIRSFGDGSTSLFFQLF